One stretch of Flavobacterium sp. 9 DNA includes these proteins:
- the sprC gene encoding gliding motility protein SprC, which translates to MIQKITLSAFRIILFFSILLCTETNSYAQTKSINPQVLAFDRICADATTQYNATFTYAGFPAGTVFVVELSTNNFTTIVTANTISVSDPAVNQKTITFNVPSDLKGSDTYSLRVTTTGFSSAKFVSFGLKTSFPIYYKAHDRQYTINNFNGTATFCAGGSILLTIDPDSTTPPNESPLKYSFLTYNWFRDNGVSTPPTLVAGATGPSYNVTTPGVYYVETNYGTCTSESYSNRVTVSSSSSGSSVIVDSSLGNPFCANGDDTILTATSGNKYQWKKDGAVITGATNRTYATKVAGKYSVDVDFGGCIATGSIDLKSNGFNASIDVADEYKLKEGEILDVNITTDATNPTIQWFLNGNVIPGATGTNYKVATIGNYKAVISQTAGCVVTKEFLFKIKSDIALVTDVIPNILKLSGANPYWNIPDVYKSDTTKVIIISSNGDKVLDVVNYQGDWPQTAIDFKNVNPVYYYVIQSDTGEKKGSITVIK; encoded by the coding sequence AGCGTTTGACAGGATTTGTGCGGACGCTACTACGCAGTATAATGCCACTTTTACTTATGCTGGTTTTCCCGCAGGAACTGTATTTGTTGTAGAGCTTTCTACGAACAATTTTACAACTATTGTTACTGCAAATACAATATCTGTTTCAGATCCGGCAGTTAATCAAAAAACGATAACTTTTAATGTTCCGTCAGATCTTAAGGGATCTGACACTTATAGTCTTAGAGTTACAACTACAGGTTTTTCAAGTGCAAAGTTTGTTTCTTTTGGCTTGAAAACTTCTTTTCCTATTTATTACAAAGCGCACGATAGACAGTATACGATAAACAACTTTAACGGTACTGCAACTTTTTGTGCCGGTGGAAGTATCTTGTTAACAATCGATCCCGATTCTACAACTCCACCAAATGAATCTCCTCTTAAGTATAGTTTTTTGACCTATAACTGGTTTAGAGATAATGGTGTTTCTACACCACCAACACTTGTTGCAGGAGCGACAGGACCAAGTTATAATGTTACAACTCCGGGAGTATATTACGTAGAAACTAATTACGGTACTTGTACCTCTGAATCTTATTCCAACCGTGTTACTGTTTCTTCATCTTCATCTGGATCTTCTGTTATTGTAGATTCAAGTTTAGGAAATCCTTTTTGTGCAAATGGTGACGATACAATTTTAACAGCAACTTCGGGTAACAAATACCAATGGAAAAAAGATGGTGCTGTTATTACTGGTGCTACAAATCGTACTTATGCCACAAAAGTTGCTGGTAAATATAGCGTTGATGTTGATTTTGGCGGATGTATTGCAACAGGATCAATTGATCTTAAAAGCAATGGTTTTAACGCAAGTATTGACGTTGCCGATGAGTATAAATTGAAAGAAGGTGAAATACTTGATGTCAACATTACTACAGATGCAACTAATCCAACTATTCAGTGGTTTTTAAACGGTAATGTTATACCGGGAGCAACAGGAACTAATTATAAAGTAGCTACAATAGGAAATTATAAAGCAGTAATTTCTCAAACCGCAGGATGCGTTGTTACTAAAGAGTTTCTTTTTAAAATTAAATCTGATATAGCATTAGTTACAGATGTTATCCCTAACATACTTAAATTAAGCGGAGCGAATCCGTATTGGAATATTCCGGATGTATATAAAAGTGATACTACAAAAGTTATTATCATAAGTTCAAATGGTGACAAGGTTCTGGACGTCGTGAATTACCAAGGTGATTGGCCCCAGACAGCAATAGATTTTAAAAATGTAAATCCAGTATATTACTATGTCATTCAATCCGACACAGGTGAAAAAAAAGGATCAATAACTGTGATAAAATAA